One window from the genome of Eucalyptus grandis isolate ANBG69807.140 chromosome 7, ASM1654582v1, whole genome shotgun sequence encodes:
- the LOC104428200 gene encoding uncharacterized protein LOC104428200 isoform X1: MWRWRWRVLVKNLGILQGSVLVKRAEEVVMRGAMTGMEVEVVDTMVLIEMVVDLAGAIEIVVLKEDHEMTVIIRTVMVPMDVVVQETSVQGRKNSPDRAIEDTAVTCWRCQSLFCCISSSWFSRILCCLWCFDAQFHYSYIMIRGFSLKNSEKFFWSQEAVLCN; encoded by the exons ATGTGGAGGTGGAGATGGAGAGTGCTTGTGAAAAACCTGGGCATTCTACAAGGGAGTGTCCTAGTGAAGAGGGCAGAGGAGGTAGTTATGCGGGGAGCAATGACAGGtatggaggtggaggtggtggaCACTATGGTCCTGATCGAAATGGTGGTCGACCTGGCGGGTGCAATAGAGATAGTGGTACTCAAGGAGGATCATGAAATGACTGTTATAATCAGGACCGTTATGGTCCCTATGGATGTCGTCGTACAGGAAACTTCTGTTCAGGGTAGAAAGAATTCTCCTGATAG AGCAATTGAAGATACTGCTGTTACTTGCTGGAGGTGTCAAAGTCTCTTCTGTTGCATCTCTTCTTCATGGTTCTCCAG GATTCTATGCTGTTTGTGGTGTTTTGATGCGCAGTTCCATTACTCTTATATCATGATACGTGGGTTTAGTCTTAAAAACTCTGAAAAGTTCTTTTGGTCTCAAGAAGCTGTTCTGTGCAATTAA
- the LOC104428200 gene encoding uncharacterized protein LOC104428200 isoform X2 gives MWRWRWRVLVKNLGILQGSVLVKRAEEVVMRGAMTGMEVEVVDTMVLIEMVVDLAGAIEIVVLKEDHEMTVIIRTVMVPMDVVVQETSVQGRKNSPDRILCCLWCFDAQFHYSYIMIRGFSLKNSEKFFWSQEAVLCN, from the exons ATGTGGAGGTGGAGATGGAGAGTGCTTGTGAAAAACCTGGGCATTCTACAAGGGAGTGTCCTAGTGAAGAGGGCAGAGGAGGTAGTTATGCGGGGAGCAATGACAGGtatggaggtggaggtggtggaCACTATGGTCCTGATCGAAATGGTGGTCGACCTGGCGGGTGCAATAGAGATAGTGGTACTCAAGGAGGATCATGAAATGACTGTTATAATCAGGACCGTTATGGTCCCTATGGATGTCGTCGTACAGGAAACTTCTGTTCAGGGTAGAAAGAATTCTCCTGATAG GATTCTATGCTGTTTGTGGTGTTTTGATGCGCAGTTCCATTACTCTTATATCATGATACGTGGGTTTAGTCTTAAAAACTCTGAAAAGTTCTTTTGGTCTCAAGAAGCTGTTCTGTGCAATTAA